In Halarcobacter bivalviorum, a genomic segment contains:
- a CDS encoding ATP-binding protein — MYKSIVIKFVFLFIILSTAIIGFFYSNYKISIEKLLETKTNKHFLEYKAIYDKQKDIANIIFNTEINTSTILKTFEKANFADEEKKAFIRKELYELLEEKYKKLKKYNLRQLHFHLPNNESFLRMHRPSKFGDDLSSFRATVKYVNENKKYIHGFEEGRVYNGFRFVYPLKYKNRHIGSVEVSFSSLALINTIKNTYNNESYFLIRKSIVDSKVFDDEKDNYAQSPHKDFYYEKKLLNKNKPVSLTNDAEDLTQKILEGKAFSIFIKDKNLIKSFIPIQNPISKEIVSVLCICEEDTLIKNEFRNLIIISSAGVFALALIFYLFFMQKITNEKLRKTNKDLDRRIELEIKRNRKKDVSLLKQSKMASVAEMLNHIAHQWRQPLNVISTSSSGLIIHKEMESLDDETFYLLTKSIENQAKYLSRTIENFREFLNDHEESKKRIVLQNKIDETIKIIKASFDYEHIEIIKDYEKEDLYVTVNVGDLIQVILNILNNARDILIKNNEINNRKIEISIKNRRENILLCIEDNGGGVPEKFAEKVFDPYFTTKHESIGTGISLYLCYEIITNQERGKIYFKNKRDGAKFCIELPKS, encoded by the coding sequence ATGTATAAATCAATTGTTATTAAATTTGTTTTTCTTTTTATTATTTTATCTACCGCTATAATAGGATTTTTCTATTCTAATTATAAAATTTCTATAGAAAAATTATTAGAAACAAAAACAAATAAACACTTCTTAGAATATAAAGCAATATATGACAAACAAAAAGATATTGCAAATATTATTTTTAATACAGAAATAAATACATCTACTATTTTAAAAACTTTTGAAAAAGCAAATTTTGCAGATGAAGAGAAAAAAGCTTTTATTAGAAAAGAGCTTTATGAACTTTTAGAAGAAAAGTATAAAAAACTAAAAAAATACAATCTAAGACAGCTTCATTTTCATCTACCAAATAATGAATCTTTTTTAAGAATGCATAGACCAAGTAAATTTGGAGATGATTTAAGCTCTTTTAGAGCGACAGTTAAATATGTAAATGAAAATAAGAAATATATACATGGCTTTGAAGAAGGTAGAGTTTACAATGGCTTTAGATTTGTATATCCTCTAAAATATAAAAATAGACATATAGGAAGTGTTGAAGTTTCATTTAGTTCTTTAGCTTTAATCAATACTATAAAAAATACTTACAACAATGAATCATATTTTTTAATAAGAAAAAGTATTGTTGATAGTAAAGTCTTTGATGATGAAAAAGATAATTATGCTCAAAGTCCACACAAAGATTTCTATTATGAAAAGAAACTTTTAAATAAAAATAAACCAGTAAGTCTTACAAATGATGCAGAGGATTTAACTCAAAAAATCTTAGAAGGAAAAGCATTTTCAATTTTTATAAAAGATAAAAATCTTATAAAATCTTTTATTCCTATTCAAAATCCTATAAGTAAAGAAATTGTTTCAGTTTTATGTATTTGTGAAGAAGATACTCTTATCAAAAATGAGTTTAGAAACTTAATAATAATCTCTAGTGCAGGAGTATTTGCATTAGCTTTAATTTTTTACTTGTTTTTTATGCAGAAAATCACAAATGAGAAATTGAGAAAAACAAATAAAGATTTAGATAGAAGAATTGAATTAGAAATAAAAAGAAATAGAAAAAAGGATGTCTCTTTATTAAAACAGTCAAAAATGGCTTCTGTTGCAGAGATGTTGAATCATATAGCCCATCAATGGAGACAACCTTTAAATGTAATCTCTACAAGTTCTAGTGGTTTGATTATTCACAAAGAGATGGAGAGTTTAGATGATGAAACTTTTTATTTACTTACAAAATCAATTGAAAATCAAGCTAAATATCTATCTAGAACTATTGAAAATTTTAGAGAGTTTTTAAATGATCATGAAGAGAGTAAAAAAAGAATTGTTTTACAAAATAAAATTGATGAAACAATAAAAATTATAAAAGCAAGTTTTGATTATGAACATATTGAAATTATCAAAGATTATGAAAAAGAAGACTTATATGTGACAGTAAATGTAGGAGACTTAATCCAAGTTATTTTAAATATCTTAAATAATGCCAGAGATATTCTTATAAAAAACAATGAGATAAATAATAGAAAAATAGAAATAAGTATTAAAAATAGAAGAGAAAATATCCTACTTTGCATAGAAGATAATGGAGGAGGAGTTCCTGAAAAGTTTGCTGAAAAAGTCTTTGACCCTTACTTTACTACTAAACATGAATCTATTGGAACAGGTATAAGTTTATATCTATGTTATGAAATTATTACTAACCAAGAGAGAGGAAAAATCTATTTTAAAAATAAACGTGACGGTGCCAAGTTTTGTATAGAGCTTCCAAAGTCCTAA
- a CDS encoding peroxiredoxin-like family protein, with product MSRLLDEINKYQEAFKEKVPQDIQQVMLDATENLKKLSLSKNALKVTDKAIDFELPNAVNKPVSLKEALENNEFVVINFYRGIWCPYCNLELQALQSINSELEKLNAKLIAISPQTPDSSLTTKEKNELEFEVLSDKDNKVAKEYGLVFSLAEELRPIYKSFGIDIEAANEENSFELPMPATYIVNKNQEIIYSFIDEDYTKRSEPQTILDIIQKNS from the coding sequence ATGTCAAGATTATTAGACGAAATCAACAAATATCAAGAGGCTTTCAAAGAAAAAGTTCCTCAAGATATTCAGCAAGTAATGTTAGATGCAACAGAAAACTTAAAAAAATTAAGTCTTTCTAAAAATGCACTAAAAGTAACTGACAAAGCAATTGACTTTGAATTACCAAATGCAGTTAATAAACCTGTTTCACTAAAAGAGGCTTTAGAAAACAATGAATTTGTAGTTATTAATTTCTATAGAGGTATTTGGTGCCCATATTGTAATTTAGAGCTTCAAGCTTTACAATCAATCAACAGTGAGTTAGAGAAGTTAAATGCAAAACTTATTGCTATTTCACCACAAACTCCTGATTCATCTCTTACTACAAAAGAAAAAAATGAGTTAGAATTTGAAGTATTAAGTGATAAAGACAACAAAGTAGCTAAAGAGTATGGTTTAGTATTTTCATTAGCAGAAGAGTTAAGACCTATTTACAAAAGTTTTGGAATAGATATTGAAGCTGCAAACGAAGAAAACTCTTTTGAACTTCCTATGCCTGCTACTTATATTGTAAATAAAAATCAAGAGATTATTTATAGTTTCATTGATGAAGATTATACTAAAAGAAGCGAACCTCAAACAATATTGGATATAATACAGAAAAATTCATAA
- a CDS encoding phosphate-starvation-inducible PsiE family protein, which produces MRRFIRFFQDKFYIEIVVASILFLAALALDLMLEFIIYMLYFIIYLEIVRAVINYIREQRVVISFLVDAFIILALRELIVNLVKINNEKIDSVEALLSNSLNYNIMIIAGVIIFLFIVRFLSIKTAPKYIIDNLKKKNIKE; this is translated from the coding sequence ATGAGAAGATTTATACGATTTTTTCAAGATAAATTTTATATAGAGATTGTAGTAGCTTCAATTTTATTTTTAGCAGCTTTAGCATTGGATTTAATGTTAGAGTTTATAATCTATATGCTTTATTTTATTATCTATCTTGAAATAGTAAGAGCAGTAATAAACTATATACGGGAACAAAGAGTTGTCATCTCTTTTTTAGTTGATGCTTTTATTATCTTAGCACTAAGAGAGTTGATTGTAAATCTTGTAAAAATCAATAATGAAAAGATTGATTCTGTTGAAGCCCTTTTGTCAAATAGTTTAAACTATAATATTATGATTATTGCAGGGGTTATTATATTTCTTTTTATTGTAAGGTTTTTATCTATTAAAACAGCTCCAAAATATATTATTGATAACTTAAAGAAAAAAAATATAAAAGAATGA
- a CDS encoding ADP-ribosylglycohydrolase family protein: MTDIKNIKELILSTLVADSYSLGSHWVYDEKQLLNLDVNWNELNDAKALWHKGRKAGEFTHYGDQILWLYNFLQNKEEFDTKEYTKYWFDRMQCYNGYIDGATRDTLVNINEGLFPTGSSSTDLSIIGRIAPLLLVSKNKEQFLENVENFVQITHNSNEALVASRFFAKLLLRVLAGDELNKAIEETKEKFDSKIQAYVNSAISSKTEDTAEAIRNFGPACDINGGFQGTIHLLSKYDNLKDMLICNAKAGGETSARAMLATLIFMAQPDKKLSQIPTSWLSIRATII; encoded by the coding sequence ATGACTGATATTAAAAATATAAAAGAGTTGATACTAAGCACTTTAGTTGCTGATTCATATTCTTTAGGTTCACATTGGGTTTATGATGAAAAACAGTTATTAAACCTTGATGTTAATTGGAATGAACTAAATGATGCAAAAGCCTTATGGCATAAGGGTAGAAAAGCAGGAGAGTTTACTCATTATGGAGACCAAATTCTTTGGTTATATAACTTTTTACAAAATAAAGAAGAGTTTGATACAAAAGAGTATACCAAATATTGGTTTGATAGAATGCAGTGTTATAATGGATATATTGATGGAGCAACAAGAGATACTTTAGTAAATATCAATGAAGGTCTTTTTCCTACAGGTTCTTCTTCTACTGATTTATCAATTATTGGAAGAATAGCTCCTCTTTTATTAGTTTCAAAAAATAAAGAGCAGTTTTTAGAAAATGTAGAAAATTTTGTACAAATAACACATAACTCAAATGAAGCTTTAGTTGCTTCAAGATTTTTTGCAAAACTTCTTCTTAGAGTTTTAGCAGGGGATGAGTTAAATAAAGCAATTGAAGAGACAAAAGAGAAATTTGATTCAAAAATACAAGCTTATGTAAATAGTGCTATCTCTTCTAAAACAGAAGATACCGCCGAAGCAATTAGAAACTTTGGTCCAGCTTGTGATATTAATGGTGGATTTCAAGGAACAATACATCTTTTAAGTAAATATGATAACTTAAAAGATATGCTTATTTGTAATGCAAAAGCAGGAGGAGAAACAAGTGCAAGAGCAATGCTTGCAACACTTATTTTTATGGCACAACCTGATAAAAAGTTGTCTCAAATACCAACATCATGGTTAAGTATTAGAGCAACAATTATTTAA
- a CDS encoding TetR/AcrR family transcriptional regulator, with product MSTVREKLIEATYEEVFTCGYNGASLSNILNRAGVKKGAMYHYFSSKKEMVLAMVKEQHQERIERKWKPLIDEENDTLSVIISSLKDTKRWDLTNGCAFGNLMQESFDQDEDFAKLLEEILDSWKNLFIVALKKAQNKQQIKDDINLEQCATFIIATFEGALLLSKKSKDTKNFEDCMTQLTIFLNTLKK from the coding sequence ATGAGTACTGTAAGAGAAAAATTGATTGAAGCAACATATGAAGAAGTATTTACATGCGGATATAATGGGGCTTCATTATCTAATATTTTGAATCGTGCAGGAGTAAAAAAAGGGGCTATGTACCACTATTTCTCTTCTAAAAAAGAGATGGTACTAGCCATGGTAAAAGAACAACACCAAGAGAGAATAGAAAGAAAGTGGAAACCTTTGATTGATGAAGAAAATGATACTTTATCAGTAATAATCTCAAGTCTAAAAGATACTAAAAGATGGGATTTAACAAATGGTTGCGCCTTTGGAAACTTAATGCAAGAATCATTTGACCAAGATGAGGATTTTGCGAAACTACTTGAAGAAATACTAGACAGCTGGAAAAACTTATTTATAGTTGCCTTAAAAAAAGCACAAAACAAACAACAAATAAAAGATGATATAAACTTAGAACAATGTGCTACTTTTATTATTGCTACTTTTGAAGGAGCTCTTTTATTGAGTAAAAAATCAAAAGATACAAAAAACTTTGAAGACTGCATGACTCAACTTACAATCTTTTTAAATACCTTAAAAAAATAA
- a CDS encoding methyl-accepting chemotaxis protein, translating to MFSNVSTKMKLLVLPVLFLLITLVAGSIYSYYNGVLKTKSTNAKITDEMIQQVLSGRITVYQFLRSPNDNNATKVRESFSIIDKQAKQLLARLEKKKDIDLTKDIIKLAEEYLVFFDDFANERIRDYENGIKEETQEVLESMKKMVDVGTQLEKELDEINVHANMQRAEAESTQTMQLLIVGVIASILFLVIAILLIKNILSNLENFQHGLISFFKYLNNEAEDVQLLNDSNKDEFGQMAKIVNTNIEKTKFNIDQDRKIIDESVKILTEYEQGDFSSKINLTSSNETLNDLTKMINHMSANLERNIDSILNVLGQYSNSDYRNKVPTNGIKAHLEKLALGVNSLGDSISELLKKSLEIGLTLDDSSNILIENVDILNNSANSAAASLEETAAALEEITSTIVSNGQNIQQMNQYTDDLNSSAKQGQNLAQRTTTAMEDITEQVTLINESISIIDQIAFQTNILSLNAAVEAATAGEAGKGFAVVAAEVRNLASRSAEAAKEIKDLVENATNKANEGKNISAEMISGYNSLLQNISNSTEKINEIARASKEQETGITQINDAINSLDKQTQENAATANKTQDIAVDTDRIAKEIVADAQSKEFIGKENVNIQVTSISKTSTKINKSLKVESTSSNSSSKPVKNQTFKAIEEKEDEWETF from the coding sequence ATGTTTTCAAATGTTTCAACGAAGATGAAACTTCTAGTTTTACCTGTTTTATTTCTTCTTATAACACTGGTTGCTGGTAGTATTTACTCTTACTATAATGGTGTACTTAAAACAAAAAGTACTAATGCTAAAATTACAGATGAGATGATTCAACAAGTTCTATCAGGAAGAATCACTGTGTATCAATTTCTAAGAAGCCCAAATGATAATAATGCTACGAAAGTTAGAGAATCTTTTTCAATAATTGATAAGCAAGCCAAACAATTACTTGCAAGATTAGAAAAAAAGAAAGATATTGACTTAACTAAAGATATTATCAAACTAGCTGAAGAGTATCTAGTTTTTTTTGATGACTTTGCTAATGAAAGAATAAGAGACTATGAAAATGGCATAAAAGAAGAGACGCAAGAAGTACTTGAAAGTATGAAAAAAATGGTTGATGTTGGAACTCAACTAGAAAAAGAACTTGATGAAATAAATGTACATGCAAATATGCAAAGAGCAGAAGCAGAAAGTACACAAACAATGCAATTACTTATAGTAGGTGTGATTGCTTCAATTCTTTTCTTAGTTATTGCGATTTTACTAATCAAAAATATTTTATCAAACTTAGAGAACTTCCAACATGGATTAATCTCATTCTTTAAATACCTAAATAATGAAGCAGAAGATGTACAACTTTTAAATGATTCAAATAAAGATGAATTTGGACAAATGGCGAAAATTGTTAATACAAATATTGAAAAAACAAAATTCAACATTGACCAAGATAGAAAAATTATTGATGAGTCAGTTAAAATTTTAACAGAATATGAACAAGGTGACTTTAGTTCTAAAATCAATTTAACTTCTTCAAATGAAACACTTAATGACTTAACAAAAATGATTAATCATATGAGTGCAAATTTAGAAAGAAATATTGATTCTATTTTAAATGTACTTGGACAATACTCTAATTCTGATTATAGAAATAAAGTTCCAACAAATGGGATTAAAGCTCATTTAGAAAAACTTGCTTTAGGTGTAAATTCTTTAGGAGATAGTATCTCTGAACTTTTAAAGAAATCATTAGAAATTGGTCTTACACTAGATGATTCTTCAAATATCTTAATTGAAAATGTTGATATTTTAAATAACTCTGCAAATTCTGCTGCTGCTTCATTAGAAGAGACTGCTGCTGCTTTAGAAGAGATTACAAGTACAATTGTAAGTAATGGTCAAAATATCCAACAAATGAATCAATATACAGATGATTTAAATTCTTCTGCAAAACAGGGTCAAAACCTTGCACAAAGAACAACAACTGCAATGGAAGATATTACAGAGCAAGTTACATTAATCAATGAATCAATCTCTATTATTGACCAAATTGCATTCCAAACAAATATTCTTTCATTAAATGCAGCTGTTGAAGCAGCTACTGCTGGTGAAGCTGGAAAAGGTTTTGCCGTTGTTGCAGCTGAAGTTAGAAACCTTGCAAGTAGATCAGCTGAAGCAGCTAAAGAGATTAAAGATTTAGTTGAAAATGCTACAAATAAAGCAAATGAAGGTAAAAACATTAGTGCAGAGATGATTAGTGGATATAACTCATTACTTCAAAACATTAGTAACTCAACAGAAAAAATTAATGAGATTGCAAGAGCAAGTAAAGAGCAAGAGACTGGTATCACACAAATTAATGATGCTATCAACTCTTTAGATAAACAAACTCAAGAAAATGCAGCCACAGCTAACAAAACTCAAGATATTGCAGTTGATACAGATAGAATTGCAAAAGAGATTGTTGCTGATGCACAAAGCAAAGAATTTATTGGAAAAGAGAATGTTAATATTCAAGTAACATCTATTTCAAAAACATCTACAAAAATAAATAAATCTCTAAAAGTAGAGAGTACTTCATCTAATAGTTCTTCAAAACCTGTAAAAAATCAAACTTTTAAAGCAATAGAAGAAAAAGAAGATGAATGGGAAACATTTTAA
- a CDS encoding SprT-like domain-containing protein yields MFLQRLKLFFILLTIISASLLIYFWYDNYKFKTSDLDESTKRKIYEKTVYLQKLAYSKFAISKNIPIKVSDKMPSNLFGAATLSQDGKIVVFLNKKRFKESIDYMIEDVLPHEYAHALMFVLGDLSKENGGHSKKWQSICKALEGKRCDRFVNYHDVIFDKTNLF; encoded by the coding sequence ATGTTTTTACAAAGATTAAAACTCTTTTTTATATTACTTACAATAATAAGTGCTTCTCTTTTAATATATTTTTGGTATGACAATTATAAATTTAAAACTTCTGATTTAGATGAGAGTACAAAAAGAAAAATCTATGAAAAAACAGTTTATTTACAAAAATTAGCCTATAGTAAATTTGCTATTTCTAAAAATATACCTATTAAAGTTTCTGATAAAATGCCTTCAAATCTATTTGGAGCAGCAACACTTAGCCAAGATGGTAAAATTGTTGTTTTTTTAAATAAAAAAAGATTTAAAGAGAGTATTGATTATATGATAGAAGACGTTTTACCCCATGAGTATGCTCACGCTTTAATGTTTGTATTGGGTGATTTAAGTAAAGAAAATGGTGGTCACTCTAAAAAATGGCAAAGTATCTGCAAAGCCTTAGAAGGGAAAAGATGTGATAGATTTGTAAATTACCATGATGTAATTTTTGATAAAACAAATCTATTTTAA
- a CDS encoding J domain-containing protein — MAQLISSLIKWALFFGILYLIFTNFGTFLIILFVLIAIGYYLVYQFKKKIREASSGSGTHFKFTFNGQDFSQAGANNFNFNDFQEQFRRGNFQAAPQFGEVSKAKEFFGFTSDPTKEEIKKRYKELARKYHPDINDHGDELMQQLNHYKDVLLKAFP, encoded by the coding sequence TTGGCACAATTAATTAGTAGTCTTATTAAATGGGCATTATTTTTTGGTATTTTATACTTAATATTTACAAACTTCGGAACATTTTTAATTATATTATTTGTACTTATTGCTATTGGTTATTATCTTGTATATCAATTTAAAAAGAAAATAAGAGAGGCTTCTTCTGGAAGTGGAACTCATTTTAAATTTACTTTTAATGGGCAAGACTTTTCACAAGCTGGAGCAAACAACTTTAACTTTAATGATTTTCAAGAACAATTTAGAAGAGGAAACTTTCAAGCAGCACCACAATTTGGAGAAGTTTCAAAGGCAAAAGAGTTTTTTGGTTTTACAAGTGACCCAACAAAAGAAGAGATAAAAAAAAGATACAAAGAACTTGCAAGAAAATATCATCCAGATATAAATGACCATGGAGATGAGTTAATGCAACAATTAAATCACTACAAAGATGTTCTTTTAAAAGCCTTTCCATAA
- a CDS encoding DnaJ domain-containing protein, which translates to MDYEEFEKAVDLFGILTRVSKKELKQKYLKLSKKFHPDMPEGSDEKFQELQQAYELLNSYIDSFMYSFDEEEFKAQFPPFTNYKNWNK; encoded by the coding sequence ATGGATTATGAAGAGTTTGAAAAGGCTGTTGACCTTTTTGGTATCTTAACAAGAGTTTCAAAAAAAGAGTTAAAACAGAAGTATTTAAAACTCTCAAAAAAGTTTCATCCAGATATGCCAGAAGGAAGTGATGAAAAGTTTCAAGAGCTACAACAAGCCTATGAACTTTTAAATTCATATATAGACTCATTTATGTACTCGTTTGATGAAGAAGAGTTTAAAGCTCAATTTCCTCCATTTACCAATTATAAAAATTGGAATAAATAA
- a CDS encoding CBU_0592 family membrane protein: MDIYQFIGFVGMLFVVLAYFLLQTNKYTISSLPYQVLNLVGAILLFISLCVHFNLGSFIIEVFWILITLYGMYTNLKRKKSEA; encoded by the coding sequence ATGGATATCTATCAATTTATTGGTTTTGTAGGAATGCTTTTTGTTGTATTGGCATATTTTTTACTTCAAACTAATAAATATACTATAAGTTCTCTACCTTATCAGGTTTTAAACCTAGTTGGTGCAATATTATTATTCATATCGTTATGTGTGCATTTTAACTTAGGTTCATTTATTATTGAAGTATTTTGGATACTAATTACACTTTATGGTATGTACACTAATCTTAAAAGGAAAAAAAGTGAAGCTTAG
- a CDS encoding cytochrome-c peroxidase, with product MKTASVVLSLAFVGVSAFAANDMQLLKKVKESGIKAIPQSQLELLKLVDDPNNPITEKKVELGKKLYFEPRLSKSGLISCNTCHNLGMGGADGVAAAIGHKWTANPAHLNSPTVYNSVLNKVQFWDGRSPHLEDQAQGPIQAGPEMAAPKELVVARVTSMPEYVEEFKSAYGDKVKIDFKLIADTIAVFERTLVTPSRFDDFLHGDLNALTPAEKEGLNLFVDKGCVSCHNDIGLGGTMQPFQVAKKYKFASLGGFQGDKNGMVKTPTLRNIEETAPYFHNGAIWSLADAVKEMGSVQLGINISDKESKKIVTFLKALTGDKPEVSYPILPVSTPKTPKPDMN from the coding sequence ATGAAAACAGCTAGTGTAGTTTTAAGTTTAGCATTTGTAGGTGTTAGTGCATTTGCAGCTAACGATATGCAACTTTTAAAAAAAGTTAAAGAATCAGGGATTAAAGCAATTCCTCAAAGCCAATTAGAGCTTTTAAAACTTGTTGATGATCCAAACAATCCAATTACTGAGAAAAAAGTAGAATTAGGTAAAAAGTTATACTTTGAACCAAGACTTTCAAAAAGTGGTCTTATTTCATGTAATACTTGTCATAACTTAGGAATGGGTGGAGCAGATGGTGTAGCTGCTGCTATTGGTCATAAATGGACAGCTAACCCTGCACATTTAAACTCACCTACTGTTTATAACTCTGTTTTAAATAAAGTACAATTTTGGGATGGAAGAAGTCCTCACTTAGAAGACCAAGCTCAAGGACCTATCCAAGCTGGACCAGAAATGGCAGCTCCAAAAGAATTAGTTGTAGCTAGAGTTACTTCTATGCCTGAGTATGTTGAAGAATTCAAAAGTGCTTATGGGGATAAAGTAAAAATTGATTTCAAACTTATTGCAGATACAATTGCAGTATTTGAAAGAACTTTAGTTACTCCATCAAGATTTGATGACTTTTTACATGGGGATTTAAATGCTTTAACTCCTGCAGAAAAAGAGGGTCTAAACCTATTTGTGGACAAAGGCTGTGTATCGTGCCACAATGATATTGGTTTAGGTGGAACAATGCAACCATTCCAAGTAGCAAAAAAATATAAATTTGCTTCATTAGGTGGTTTCCAAGGTGATAAAAATGGTATGGTAAAAACTCCAACACTTAGAAATATTGAAGAGACTGCACCATATTTCCACAATGGAGCTATTTGGTCACTTGCAGATGCAGTAAAAGAAATGGGTTCTGTTCAACTTGGAATTAATATTTCAGATAAAGAGTCTAAAAAGATTGTTACATTCTTAAAAGCTCTTACAGGAGATAAACCAGAAGTATCTTATCCTATTTTACCGGTAAGTACTCCTAAAACTCCAAAACCTGATATGAACTAA
- a CDS encoding exodeoxyribonuclease III, which translates to MLSKQRYKFISWNVNGIRAVDKKEALKWVDDASIDILGLQETKAQAEQIPNTIFDKNYDNVLVSSSAIKGRSGVALFTDLKPHFTCNCPTVDILDEGRINEAHFKVGNKEIAYFNVYFPNGQSKEERLVYKMEFYDRFLEHCENLKKEGKSIIVCGDVNTAHTAIDLARPKANENTSGFLPMEREWIDKFLAHGYVDTFRHINGEIEDSYSWWSYRANARANNVGWRIDYFYVSEDLKENISNAYIMAEVMGSDHCPVALEIEI; encoded by the coding sequence ATATTGTCAAAACAGAGATATAAATTTATTTCATGGAATGTAAACGGAATCAGAGCAGTAGATAAAAAAGAAGCCCTAAAATGGGTAGATGACGCAAGTATTGATATACTTGGATTACAAGAAACTAAAGCCCAAGCTGAACAAATACCAAACACTATTTTTGATAAAAACTATGATAATGTACTTGTATCAAGTTCTGCAATAAAAGGAAGAAGTGGAGTTGCACTTTTCACAGATTTAAAACCACATTTTACTTGCAACTGCCCTACTGTAGATATACTTGATGAAGGAAGAATAAACGAAGCTCACTTTAAAGTTGGAAATAAAGAGATTGCTTACTTTAATGTATACTTTCCAAATGGACAATCAAAAGAGGAAAGACTTGTATATAAAATGGAGTTTTATGATAGATTTTTAGAGCATTGTGAAAACCTAAAAAAAGAGGGAAAATCTATCATCGTATGTGGAGATGTAAATACAGCACATACTGCAATAGACTTAGCAAGACCAAAAGCAAATGAAAATACTTCTGGTTTCTTACCAATGGAGAGAGAATGGATTGATAAATTTTTAGCTCATGGTTATGTGGATACTTTTAGACATATAAATGGCGAGATAGAAGACTCATATAGCTGGTGGAGTTATAGAGCAAATGCAAGAGCAAATAATGTTGGCTGGAGAATTGACTACTTCTATGTAAGTGAAGATTTAAAAGAAAACATCTCAAATGCTTATATCATGGCAGAGGTAATGGGAAGTGACCATTGCCCTGTAGCATTAGAGATAGAGATATAA
- a CDS encoding radical SAM protein, which yields MIFYHEPLYRPPAEADSIIIQVTLGCSYNKCSFCSMYETKKFQIRTLEEIKKDIEKVSAYYPQARRVFLADGDALSCDTSFLVEVLRFLKSSFYKLQRVSSYASPYNLLQKTAQELELLRENGLSLVYYGIESGNHELLKYVNKPMLPSKMVEGLNKATNANIKISATLILGLGGKNLSKQHIEDSAKLINECEHINYLSTLQLGLTDTKEDNFFKRFEKKNSEFIFCDDKEMLQEQKRLISLINPKKPIVFRSNHASNALPLKGTLPKNKEELIEILDLGIEDNSMLRPMFLRGF from the coding sequence ATGATATTTTATCATGAGCCTTTATATAGACCACCAGCAGAGGCAGACTCTATAATCATACAAGTTACACTTGGTTGTTCTTACAACAAGTGTAGCTTTTGTTCTATGTATGAAACAAAAAAATTCCAAATAAGAACTTTAGAAGAGATAAAAAAAGATATTGAAAAAGTTTCTGCTTATTATCCTCAAGCAAGAAGAGTATTTCTAGCTGATGGAGACGCCTTATCTTGTGATACTTCTTTTCTTGTTGAGGTCTTGAGGTTTTTGAAAAGCTCTTTTTATAAACTTCAAAGAGTCTCTTCTTATGCAAGCCCATATAATCTTTTACAAAAAACAGCCCAAGAGCTAGAACTTCTTAGAGAAAATGGTTTATCTTTAGTCTATTATGGCATTGAAAGTGGAAATCATGAACTACTAAAATATGTAAATAAACCAATGCTTCCAAGTAAAATGGTAGAGGGATTAAATAAAGCTACAAATGCAAATATAAAAATCTCTGCAACACTTATTTTAGGACTTGGTGGAAAGAATTTATCAAAACAACATATTGAAGATAGTGCGAAATTGATTAATGAGTGTGAACATATAAACTATCTCTCTACCTTGCAACTTGGATTAACAGATACAAAAGAGGATAACTTTTTCAAAAGATTTGAGAAAAAAAATAGTGAATTTATTTTTTGTGATGATAAAGAGATGTTACAAGAGCAAAAAAGATTAATATCACTTATCAATCCTAAAAAGCCTATAGTTTTTAGATCAAATCATGCTTCAAATGCTTTGCCTTTAAAAGGAACATTGCCAAAAAACAAGGAAGAGTTGATAGAAATATTGGACTTAGGCATAGAGGATAACTCTATGCTAAGACCAATGTTTTTAAGAGGTTTTTAG